In a genomic window of Schistocerca gregaria isolate iqSchGreg1 chromosome 5, iqSchGreg1.2, whole genome shotgun sequence:
- the LOC126271861 gene encoding neural-cadherin-like, which produces MPGSRLVVAALLLCCACAAPADATARTRTPPRRRNVAVLAHDTRPGFDVRQFPKGHSYQLLDTGFSDFFALVPGGILMTTADLRPLLGRNVTLAVLEDGGVNRTLEVAVLDRRDMLRFEEHREPATVAENAPAGTHVAALEPAAGWRGGPLLYRLLVGDPGGAFRLEADNGSSAALVTAWPLDREQQADYELTVEAEDALGLERAITTLRVFVLDENDNGPVFSSKEYRFPVDVGWVPPPGRFRTVGKVSATDADGDRVVFSLGAPSRLVVIVPQTGELLLAGDPPQEDTDYEIVVEVHDLRSPSRTAVEPARVFLQFNVPPPVQQDRELLAISAEEELIDDIEKEVEPGPDPEEVAQVVPSVHRITKRRVTRAVRPTKRIEFTEADGETEGRVVFQLEKETERETFKIRDENPWVTVEPNGAVRVKKKWDYEELGPEKTIDFWVTITNAAAARKYYRPFSISSSRQILSCVALTVHVREIDLKF; this is translated from the coding sequence ATGCCTGGCTCTCGGCTGGTGGTGGCGGCGCTGCTGCTGTGCTGTGCGTGCGCGGCGCCCGCAGACGCCACCGCGCGGACCAGGACTCCGCCGCGGCGCCGCAACGTGGCCGTGCTGGCGCACGACACGCGGCCCGGCTTCGACGTGCGCCAGTTCCCGAAGGGCCACAGCTACCAGCTGCTCGACACCGGCTTCTCCGACTTCTTCGCCCTGGTGCCCGGCGGCATACTCATGACCACGGCGGACCTGCGCCCGCTGCTCGGCCGCAACGTCACGCTCGCCGTGCTGGAGGACGGAGGCGTGAACCGGACGCTGGAAGTGGCCGTGCTGGACCGGCGCGACATGCTGCGCTTCGAGGAGCACcgcgagccggccacggtggcggaGAACGCGCCCGCGGGCACGCACGTGGCCGCGCTGGAGCCGGCGGCCGGCTGGCGCGGCGGCCCGCTGCTCTACCGGCTGCTCGTCGGCGACCCCGGCGGCGCCTTCCGCCTGGAGGCGGACAACGGCTCCAGCGCCGCGCTCGTCACCGCCTGGCCGCTGGACCGCGAGCAGCAGGCCGACTACGAGCTCACCGTCGAGGCGGAGGACGCCCTGGGGCTGGAGCGCGCCATCACCACGCTGCGCGTCTTCGTGCTCGACGAGAACGACAACGGCCCCGTCTTCTCCAGCAAGGAGTACCGCTTCCCCGTCGACGTGGGCTGGGTGCCGCCGCCGGGCCGCTTCCGCACCGTCGGCAAGGTGTCCGCGACGGACGCCGACGGCGACCGCGTCGTCTTCTCCCTGGGCGCGCCCAGCCGGCTGGTCGTGATCGTGCCGCAGACGGGCGAGCTGCTGCTGGCCGGCGACCCGCCGCAGGAGGACACCGACTACGAGATCGTCGTCGAGGTGCACGACCTGCGCTCGCCCAGCCGCACTGCGGTCGAGCCGGCGCGCGTCTTCCTCCAGTTCAACGTGCCGCCCCCGGTCCAGCAGGATCGAGAGCTCCTGGCGATATCTGCGGAAGAGGAACTCATCGACGACATCGAGAAAGAGGTCGAACCCGGCCCGGACCCGGAAGAAGTGGCTCAAGTCGTGCCGAGCGTGCACCGCATCACCAAGCGCCGAGTGACCCGCGCCGTGCGGCCCACCAAGAGGATAGAGTTCACGGAGGCAGACGGCGAGACCGAGGGCCGCGTCGTCTTCCAGCTGGAGAAGGAGACGGAGCGCGAGACCTTCAAGATCCGCGACGAGAACCCCTGGGTCACCGTCGAGCCCAACGGCGCCGTCCGCGTCAAGAAGAAGTGGGACTACGAGGAACTCGGCCCGGAGAAGACCATCGACTTCTGGGTCACCATCACCAACGCAGCAGCAGCTCGTAAGTACTAccgtccattttcaatttcttccaGCAGACAGATTCTCTCCTGCGTGGCTTTAACGGTGCACGTTCGTGAAATTGACCTAAAATTTTAG